The DNA segment TAGCCCGTAcaatttttacaatattagttgTGTTTCAATATGCAACAAAATGGTGTGACTTTTTAAATATAGTGATGGACTTCATGTCAACTTGCAGCTAATTTAATTTCATTGATAAATACTAGTAGTGAAATGTATGGACCAAAATATAAGAACTTTCTCATGCTTAACCCTGGCTAAGTCCATTTCATTGTAAACAATGACTTATTTCACTATACATTCTGCTAAATGTAAACTATATGAAGATAATAATGTAAacatttccatttttttttttaaaaaaactttagAATAATATCCAACAAATACAAAAACTTTCGCCATGCTTAAAGCTAGAGTTCTTGAATTAAGTTGCTCctgtctgaagtgcaaccaaagATGCATATACCCCTTGAGGATTGTTCATGAGCATATCATGTGTTCCCTTCTCAGCAACAGCACCATTTTTAACAACAGCAATAACATCTGCATTTTTAACTGTCATTAGACGATGTGCAACGACGATAGTTGTTCTATTCATCATCACTCGATCTAACGCTTCTTGTACTATACGTTCTGACTCTGTATCAAGCGCGCTAGTCGCCTCATCAAGTAGAAGTATTTTCGGATCCTTCAATATGGCCCTCGCGATGGCGATTCTTTGCTTTTGTCCACCGGATAATTGAACCCCTCTTTCTCCAACTGTTGTATTATAGCCATTAGGCAATGAAGATATGAAGTTATGTGCATTTGATGACTTTGCTACTGAAATGATTTCCTCTTCAGTCACTTCTCCTTCTCTACCATAAGCAATATTAGAACTAATTGTTTCATTGAATAGTATTGGCTCTTGACCTACCAATCCCATTTGTTGCCTCAACCATCTTAAATTGAACTTTCTTATCTCAACTTCGTCGAGATATATGCTACCTTGCTCAGGATCATAAAATCGCTCTAGCAGGCTTATAACTGTTGACTTCCCGGAACCACTTTCTCCAACGAGCGCAACTGTCTGCAAGAAATTTTAATACATTGTCGAGTTTAAGTTTGATGCATTTACACAATCAGGCCACTTATAAGATAATTACAGATAAATTTATGTGATAAACATTAATTGGAAACCTGTAATTAAAAATAGTGACCAACCTGATATCACATGTTAAAATTCATTTATAGAATCTTTACATTGTCAGCGTACATAACATAAATCCTTATCGTAATAGTAAATGCTCCCAGTGTCTCATTTTACTTGAGCTATTAATTACTTGGAGAACTAGATGGACTTTCTTATTTTCATGTAAATAGTTTGCAAATTCAtagtaatatttattttcaaatGATTTAAAAACCAAAAACTAGCTAAACCTTTAAGTTTAATAAGCATTCTTAGTGCTAGATTTTAAAAAGGGTCAGCTCGGTAcacaaagcatcccgcattcaTGCATGGTTTGAGGAAGGGCCGCACCCTtaagggtgtgatgtagacagaaCTATACGTGACAACTATTAATAGGTTATGACGAAGAATTGATGAAATAGGAAAAATACCTTTCCAGCAGGAATGCTCAAGCTCAAGTCTCTGAAGATTTGCATGTCTGGTCTTGTGGGATATCTAAAGCTAATATGCCGGAGTTCAATATTGCCTTCGATAGCATCTAATGTAATGCCCTCATTACTACTAGAATCAATTCTCGGTTTGCTGTCGAGTATTTCGAATATTGAAGCAGCAGCTCCTTTACCTTTACTCAGATCAGAGGGAAGGTTGCTAAGAACAGAAAGCCCAATTGATGCCATCGTTAAAGCAAAAAAGACCTGCAAAAGAAAGTTGTTTAGGGAACTCTAATGCTAGTTGTGTTTATGTTGTGTCCACTGACAATATAAAGAATTTTTACACTATCAGATTAAGTTGAGCTACAATAATAGGTAATTCTTCATATCATATAATAACGTGGTGAATAGATTACTAACATATTATAATCGATTAAATTGCTCTTATATTATAAAAGTTATTTGCACTGTCAGTATATACGACTTAAACTCAAAAAGTTATAGATATGTACCTTAAAAACTTCTGAGAATTTCGCTTTGTCATGCTTCACAAGAACGGCTCCAAGGTAGAATACTAACGCATAAAGGCAGTACAACACGAAATTACTAAAGCCTAAACCAACTCCACTAACTAATCCGTTTTTCACTCCTCGTTTCAAAGGAGCTTCTGATTTCTTTTGATACATTTCCATCACTTTTTCTTCCGCACAAAATGATGCAACAGTTCTAATGCTCCCAATAGCATCATTTGCAACTTGACTTGCTTCTTCATTCATTACCTGGCAAACACACAATAACGCACTCACATTCGCTGACGTGCTTCTTAAAATTTAAGAGTAACTTTTataaaaagggcagcccgatgcactaagctcccgctatgtgtgGGGTACGTGAaaaggccggaccacaagggtctattgtacgcagccttacttTGTATTTCTGCAAGCGGCTGTTTTCGCGGTTCAAACTCGTGACCTTCTGGTCACAAGGCAACAACTTTAGCAGTTACGCCAAGGTTCCCCTTCTTAAGAGTAAATTCTTTAAAACTGTGAGGTCACCTAAAATATAACTACCGGTAACTTCCATAATACGTGAAACTATTTATCTTAAAAAATAAGGTAGGCAACCTATTACAACAGGTTAAATTGCTAGTGAAAAAATGAAGTTACACCTTttagtgtatataagttaaattcaaAACGCAATAGGGAAAAGGGTTAGTTTATTAAGGAATATAATACCTTGGCTTCATCATTTGATTCTTGCAAAAGTTTGATCTGTATATACCCTTGCAAAGCCAGAAGAGGCATTATAGCAATGGTTATAAGTGCAAGAATCCAATTCGCGATAAGAGCTATCACTAAACCAGTTACAATAGTGGAAATATTTTGAACTAATGTTGCTAATGCATCCCCCACCATATTCCGGATAGTCGAAGCATCACTAGATAGTCTTGCACCTATAGCACCActgtataaaataaaattcagAGTCAAGAAATTTGGCTAAGTTTAGAAAACATTCAAATATCATCGACTAGCAAATTTACCATGAGTTTGCAGGGTCGTCAAACCAACTAATTTCTTGGTACACCAACTTAGAGAATGTCATGGAACGTATTCGTTGGATCAGTTTTGCACCAGCAACTCCAAATGCATAATTTTGCAAAGGTGAAACAATCATGACAACAATTCCAATAACCACAAACATTAGAGCCCAAAATCGAGAATCCTTTCGAAGTTCATGGTGAGATTCGTAAAAGATTTTGATAATTGTTGATACCAGAAGACCAAATACAGGGAAAACCATACCATTTATAGCAGCAGCTACGGTTCCCACTAGCATTATGGGAAGTTCAGGCTTATTTAAGTATGCGAGTGACATTAGCTTTTGAGTGGAGACTTTTTTCGTAGTATCTGCAATATACTCACTGGTTCCAGCTCCATCTTCCCTTCGGATACTTTCATGGAAATCAACGACACCAGAAACTCCCAAGTCATATGCAAAGGAAAATTTACTGCTTGATCCTTTGCTCGCAGACTTCCGACCTGAAAGAGAGAATCTCCTACTCCTACTAGAAACATTCTTCGAATAACTCAAACGTTTTTGTGCGTTCAAGTCCtcgatttcttttcctttggtgTTTTCGACATGCTTAGTCTTTTGCTGCATTTGAACAAGTTGAGAATATGCTCCTTCAGGATCTTTGATCAACTCATCATGCGTTCCTGGAAGTAATATCAAAAGGGTATAACACTTGTCATTCGGAAACCAAACAAGGATATAGGCGCCAACGACCTCTAATTAGGTCCGATACTCATTAGTCCAACAACAATATTAGAACGAGGAGAGTAGTACATGTATTACCTTGTTCAACCAATTTCCCAAGATGCACAACGGCAATGAGATCAGCATTTCTAATGGTTGTCAGGCGATGGGCAACAACCACAGTCGTCCTATTTATCATTATATTACTTAGAGCATCTTGTACAATGCGTTCTGATTCCACATCCAATGCACTAGTCGCTTCGTCAAGTAGAAGAATTCTTGGATCTTTCAAAATAGCCCTTGCAATGGCAATTCTTTGCTTTTGCCCACCAGATATCTGAGTACCGTGCCCACCAACCATCGTGTCCAGCCCCTGCAAATATATATACACAATGTTAGTTGAAtctaagaaataaaaaatatgttgAAGTGTTTATATTACTTAAAAAAAAAGTTGCTTCGACCTTCGGAAGCTTGTCAATAAATTTAGCTGCGTTAGCGAGCTGGATCGCATTCCTGATCTCCTCTTCACTAGCTTTTTCTTTCCCATATAGTATATTTTCCCGTATAGTAGTCGCAAATAACACAGGTTCTTGACTTACTAGCCCCATTTGTTGTCTCAACCACTTGAGTTGAAATTTCTTAATATCAACTCCGTCTATAAGTATTTCACCAGCTTCGGGATCATAGAATCTCTCTAGCAGACTAATAACAGTTGATTTTCCACTTCCACTTTGCCCGACTAAGGCTGCTGTTTTACCACTTGGAATATATAACTTGAATCCAGAAAATATTTGCACATCTGGTCTTGCTGGATACTTAAAATACACATCTTTAAGCTCAATTTCTCCTTTAATATCTTCCAATTTAATCCCACTAGGATCATATGGATCAATTTTTGGTGTACGTTTAATTGTCTCGAATATCTTGTATGCTGCTGCCTGCCCTGCCGAAAATGCATTCAAACTTGGAGATGCTTGACCTAGTGAACTGAAACATAGAAGCGGATCATTGTAATTCAATAACTAAATCACAAGGACAACATCAAATGGATTACGTAAAGCCAATCATTTTATTCTTACCTTCCACCTAACATAACTGCAAAAATTACACTTATGATATCGCCACCTTTGTAATCTTTCTCTATGATTAATTTGGCTCCATACCATATGGCAAGTCCATAACTAAAGAAGATAAGCGTTAGTATTGTGCCAAGTCCAAGTCCCGAAGCCAACGCTTGTTTGACAGTAGCACTATAAGCACTTTCCAGCTTACTGTTATAATCTTCTATTGCTAACTTCTCTCCTGTGAAAGAAGCAACCTAGGGAATGGAAGACTAGTTAAATAAACTGGAATGATCATAAGCACATATGTAACTCGATTTACTTAAAAGATAAATTCTTACCGTTCGGATTCCTCCCACTGTTTGTTCAACCACCTTTCCTGCATCTGCATAAGCAACTTGTCCACTCCCTGACATTTTGGACAAGACTAATGCCACACATCCAAAACTAATTGCGGTTGCAGGTATGGATGTGAGTAACACTAGTGTGAGGAGCCATCCTTTGATAAACGCGACTACAAATCCTCCAATGAAAGTTGAGATGTTCATAATGAAATTCGCAACCTAATACATTCAAGCTATAAGAAACCTTATTTCAAAAGCACAACGTCTTTACGAatgacgacaacaacaacaacaaaaaatccagtataatctcacaagtgaggtctggggagggtagtgtgtacgcaaaccttaccccttaCTTGGAaggtaaagaggttgtttccgaatgAAATATACAAAAAATGCAAGAGTAACTCCCCATGTATGAGCATGCACGTACTGGTTGTCTCAAATCTAGATAAAGGATGAGGGTTGCAGTACTAGTCAATCTACTCGGTGCTCCCCCCTCACTGCCCTCCCCCAATCTGCATGACTTACAGTTCTTCCATGCGTTTTAACAAGGATTACAGGTTTCAAAGTACAAGGATCCTCACAACTAATTTTCAATGTGAATTCAACCACAAATTCCGtaatatattttgaaattaaattaCATATTTAGAAACCATATAGAAGTGTTATAAACTTAAAATTaacatattttatatttaaatatatttgtGAAAATGCTAGAAAAATATGGCCGAAGGATTTAACTCCACAAAATAGTGATAGTGTCATATAAATCGGGACAGAGGGAGTAAGAGACAGTTGTGAATTTAGTAAATACAACGAAAATAATAGCTATTACAGAGTTAGAACTAACCTTGTCACCCATGGCTTCTTGAACTAGAATAGTGTCTCCCGATATTCTTTCAATAACTTCCCCTGTTGCCGATTGAGTATCAAAGAATCCAATATCTTGTCTTAGGATTGTTTTCAGGTATAAGCATTTTATTCTAGTTGCTTGCCTTTCTCCAGTTACCACCCAACATGCTATCTCTGAAATGGTTAAATAGACATCAAGAGTTAAAACATTAAACAGGGCATGTTCATCAAATTGGTgctatatcttcttcttcttgagctTATTTTACTAATCACTTTGCATCCCATACATTTTTCGCCCCATCTGATCAGTATAATAAACAAAAGCATGTCTGATTCAACCGATAGGAGAAAAAAGAAGCAGCTTAAATAGTCCTTAAAGCTATGTTCTTGATCATTAAAAAATGTCGTTGGGTGCATGTCGAAACCTCCAAAAGCTATGCATTTTTGAAGGTTCCGACACTGCTGCAGTGACATATTTCTATGATCCAAGCAACATAAACATTAAAGTAATGGTGTAGGTTTATTTTGATCCGTAATATATAGCCTTGAACATCAATAATCCCTTCATGTTTGTAAATCTTGAACACTTTGTTGGTGGAAAGTGCAAAACCACAAGCATTTTGATTccaaaaaaatagcttctctttttctttatgtaTGGGTAGTATGTTAAAAAAATTTACATGTGATTTCACCATATATTGCATATAACTTGAGTCCCACTTTTGGATCAACAATGTTTACCCATAAAATGGAGGGGGACAACATTTAAACTAACTTAGGACTTCCAACAAACAGTTAGTGGGCATTATCTACTTGGACCAAAAGTGCCCTACAAGAATACTAATGTCCAATGTTATAATTCAGGATCAAAATAAACATATTCCTATGCTGTCAAGAACTTCGAGTTATGTGCATGTGTTATGGTTTTTGGTAAGGTTGTATTTTTTGTAAGTTATCTTCGTATGGTCTACATGCCACGAATTCGAGCCCTGGAAAATGAAAACAGctactaatgcttgtattagggtAAACACtccttggggtgcggcccttaCCCGAACCCTACGTGAACGCGGGATGCCTCGTGCACTAGACTGCCCTTTTTATGTTTTTGGTGGAATTGCTTTCAATACATAATTTTACGAAATgattaaatttaaatatattgATAATGTAAATGGTTATTGCATGCACTATTAGGGCAATTTAACTTGTTAGATTACTTACTATAGTTTTCGGGTTATCAACCCACGCTTAATATAAAGTCGTTAGGTACTTATCATTTATGTTGCTCGAATTCTCCGAAAATGTTAGTGGGTACGTCTCGGATCATCCAAAAGTAATGTAATTTTGGAGGATCTGACACAGGTGCAGCAACACTTGTGCAACATAACTTATCATAGTTTTTAGGTTATCAACTCATGATTAGTTTTAATTGTTACATGTAGCTGAGATAGTTTAAGTGTggattttaatttctttttttttttcttttggcccCTCTGCCTCATTTTATATGACATATAATTGCTACATGAAAAATCACATAATTTTTTTCTTAACTACAGTTTTTTCTGGCatgttataaaaatattaaataaaaccataatttGTAGCATTATTATGTagcttttaaaaaaagaattaagaaaagaaatcaaTATCAAAATTCAAACAATAATTCGAAGAAACTTACGGAATAGTGAAGCTATGCCTGAACCAATGGCCAAGTAGACGAACTTAAGGGATATCTGCACATTACATAGAGCATTTGATTTAGTTTTCTTAAAGTTTACAATAAAGGAAtaaattaaatgaaatataaaattatggaaaataaaaAGGAACTATTTCAAGTaacggaaaattttatttgattcaaTAGTTCTAGGTACTCTTACTCCTATCTGAATTGATCATCCAAATATTACACcccaatattaaaaataaatatgctCATCCAtaattattagtattattttattttcattcggTATCTGGTATATACTTTTGGACCAAAGTAATCTAGATTTAAGTGATTAATTGATATGGTGGTATGTATTAATAAAAAATGGCAGCCCGGTGTACAAATCATATCACGTTCACGTAAGGTCCGTCGAAGGGTTGCACCTTAAGAGTGTGACGCAGACAGCCTACCCTAATTCAAGCATTAGTGgttgttttcacggctcgaacccctAACCCAGTGATGAAGTCAGAAATTTCTCCAcgggtattcaaacttgaaagaagcaAAAAACAATCCGACAAAGTGtgttaaatatatattatatatacatctaaaacctaatattttacctatatatatacaatataattttctGACAAAGGGTGATCAATCGACCACTCTTACAAGAGAAGAGTGTAGCTTCGCCCATGCCgtaacctataggtcacgggaAGATAACTTTACCGTCGCTCAAGGCTCCCCTTTCATAAGaagataacaataataataacgacgacaacaacaataataatagtaATCCGATGAAGTAGGGaagatgaatatatatatattaccccAGAAACTTGATCAAGAATGTTAGATTGGTCTGATTTCCCATAAGAGTTAACAAGGTCACCAAAAATAAGAGACATTAATGGCTTTGAAATTCCAGATGCAATGGCACCCAAAGTTCCCACCAACATCAATATTACATCAGTTCTGTCTGCAAAAGCAAAAAGCATATAAAATGGAACTCTCtgatcatcttcttcttctttcctccTTGCATATGAAGGCTCTCCTCCTTCTGCCATTGTTTTCTACTTCTAGTTTTGCTTATGAAATGAGTTGAGTTGAAAGCTATATAAATGTAGAGAAAGTGTTGTGAGAGAAGGAAATCCACTTATATGCCTACAAGTCCATTTATAAGCACCCAGTGGTGCTCGGTGTTCAAACTATCTAAGTATTCACGGAGTTTCGCGGAAGAGTCGCATCCCTCCCAAAGGGTACGATACAGACAAGCCTACTCAATGGTTGTTATCCAATAAACTGCGCGCCTCATTCCAGTTTATGtgacactattttctttttagttggtccaaaaagaatgatacatgcatttttatatttaaaaataatttaatttttaaacttttcgtttaattttttatattcacACAAATATCAAGGCATGTTTAGTCTACAAGTTtaaaaaatctctttttttttcttaaacttgtGTCTAGTTAAATATATTCACGTAAAATGAGACGGAGACAATATATAATGACAACCATTTTAAGTTTTCTTTTTGTAGCCTACCGCAATGAcgattaaataattttaatatgaGTTTAACATCTATATATTGACAGTACAAAAGTAGTTTTACACTACACGTataatttagtattttatttacACCGTCATTATATACATAagttaaaaatacttttttttaactCCATGCACATAATTAGTAGCTCATTTAATTTGTACAGTCAGCTCCTTCTAGAAATGCAATTTGTGGGCTACAGGACACATAGGGTGGATACACCTTTGCCTAGAGAAGAATGTGTGTCTAGATTAGAGTCATATCAGGACCTTACGCCAAATTTTTTCTTTATCCTAcatatattttaattaaaattaagtTATATACATCGCTCgcataaattaaataattttttttacaggATAAGTGTAATTAACATATTATAACATGTTAGTGTTAGTTAACATTTTTCTTCGATTATCAAGT comes from the Nicotiana tabacum cultivar K326 chromosome 14, ASM71507v2, whole genome shotgun sequence genome and includes:
- the LOC107773862 gene encoding ABC transporter B family member 9, with the protein product MAEGGEPSYARRKEEEDDQRVPFYMLFAFADRTDVILMLVGTLGAIASGISKPLMSLIFGDLVNSYGKSDQSNILDQVSGISLKFVYLAIGSGIASLFQIACWVVTGERQATRIKCLYLKTILRQDIGFFDTQSATGEVIERISGDTILVQEAMGDKVANFIMNISTFIGGFVVAFIKGWLLTLVLLTSIPATAISFGCVALVLSKMSGSGQVAYADAGKVVEQTVGGIRTVASFTGEKLAIEDYNSKLESAYSATVKQALASGLGLGTILTLIFFSYGLAIWYGAKLIIEKDYKGGDIISVIFAVMLGGSSLGQASPSLNAFSAGQAAAYKIFETIKRTPKIDPYDPSGIKLEDIKGEIELKDVYFKYPARPDVQIFSGFKLYIPSGKTAALVGQSGSGKSTVISLLERFYDPEAGEILIDGVDIKKFQLKWLRQQMGLVSQEPVLFATTIRENILYGKEKASEEEIRNAIQLANAAKFIDKLPKGLDTMVGGHGTQISGGQKQRIAIARAILKDPRILLLDEATSALDVESERIVQDALSNIMINRTTVVVAHRLTTIRNADLIAVVHLGKLVEQGTHDELIKDPEGAYSQLVQMQQKTKHVENTKGKEIEDLNAQKRLSYSKNVSSRSRRFSLSGRKSASKGSSSKFSFAYDLGVSGVVDFHESIRREDGAGTSEYIADTTKKVSTQKLMSLAYLNKPELPIMLVGTVAAAINGMVFPVFGLLVSTIIKIFYESHHELRKDSRFWALMFVVIGIVVMIVSPLQNYAFGVAGAKLIQRIRSMTFSKLVYQEISWFDDPANSCGAIGARLSSDASTIRNMVGDALATLVQNISTIVTGLVIALIANWILALITIAIMPLLALQGYIQIKLLQESNDEAKVMNEEASQVANDAIGSIRTVASFCAEEKVMEMYQKKSEAPLKRGVKNGLVSGVGLGFSNFVLYCLYALVFYLGAVLVKHDKAKFSEVFKVFFALTMASIGLSVLSNLPSDLSKGKGAAASIFEILDSKPRIDSSSNEGITLDAIEGNIELRHISFRYPTRPDMQIFRDLSLSIPAGKTVALVGESGSGKSTVISLLERFYDPEQGSIYLDEVEIRKFNLRWLRQQMGLVGQEPILFNETISSNIAYGREGEVTEEEIISVAKSSNAHNFISSLPNGYNTTVGERGVQLSGGQKQRIAIARAILKDPKILLLDEATSALDTESERIVQEALDRVMMNRTTIVVAHRLMTVKNADVIAVVKNGAVAEKGTHDMLMNNPQGVYASLVALQTGAT